The Micropterus dolomieu isolate WLL.071019.BEF.003 ecotype Adirondacks linkage group LG14, ASM2129224v1, whole genome shotgun sequence DNA segment AATCTCTGAAGAATTCTGTGGCATCTGATGAATGAGCTCTCAGATAAGGTGCTAAGTGTCTCTGAAATTAGACTAAATCACAGGATAAAGATGGGAGGAATTGATTAGTGTTGATTGAGCCTTGAATGAAGTGTTGATGGTGGGTGGCGGAACATGCTGGAGGTTTTGTGGGGGGATCCTCCCGGGGTATTCCAGCTATGCGTGTCAGAGTGGCAACAGAACGGAGGCCATTGCTCATCCAGGGTCTTTAATCTTTGCTAAACGCCCCCCAACACCCCTCTACTCTTCCAATcaacacatctctctctctttccccttttTTACAACTTTTCTGAGCTCTCTCATCTCCTTTTCACCTTTCGCTTTTCCTCTTTCACCCCCTCGTATTGTGATAGATAGAAAAACAAGATAAGGGTCGGAGGAGGATGGAAGGAGTCGAAGAAGCAAAAACAGCATCCCATGTCAAATGTCACAAAACAAAAGCCTCTGAGAAAACAGACAGCGACTTCTCTTTCCTGGCGGCAGATTTACTCTGTCTGAGCTGTAGATGTGGGTGGCCCGAGCGACAAGATTGTGttattatctgtgtgtgtgtgtgtgtgtgtgtgtgtgtgtgtgtgtttaggtttaGTTGTATGACCCCCCACTGAACTGTGAAGGAGCACAGGGGTGGAGTGTGGTGAGACAAAACGGATGGTGAAGTGTGGGGGGGGAGTAAACAGAGGCagaggggagaggagaaagaaTGGAGAGAAAAGTTATGAAAACAACAGTATTGTAACAGATGGGGCCAGGGTTTACCTTGGAAACAGCATTACAGCAGAGAACTGGTGGAGCGCTGAGGAGGGGTGTGAGCCAAGCTGGAGTTTATCACAATCTCCGGAGACTGATGAccaagggggtggggggttggggggggtgTCCCACCCACACACAGTAGCAGACATACTCCTCGCACACTGTGGGGGGAAGAGATATAAAAGGGATCCCAGGGACAAAGAGTGGTCAGGCAAGTGTCCGAGCGGCCGTTCCTGTTCATTTCCACACTGCTGTGCGTCACCGAGTGTGTTTTacgtcagtgtgtgtgtgtgtgtgtgtgtgtgtgtgtgtgtgagtgtgtgtgtgtgtgtgagaagaagTGCACGTTGGTATCAGAGAGAAACGTGCTCTCTCCACCACAAAGGAATAAACTCTGACAGGTTGTTGGGGGGTTTTTTTCTCCCAAAAGATAACGATTGGATGGGGGGAGCTGAAGAGTTGCTGAAGCCTGGCTGTTCTTGAACCTGAAAACGGTGTTTGATTTTCAAGTTTTTGGGCTGAGTTGTTTACTCCTCTCCCTCTGAGTACGTTTTACTTCCACCACGGGGAGCCAAGAGGTGACTTTTTAACTGCTTGCAGAAGAATTTAAACAGAAGCAAAGATTTTCtccctctgagctgcagcagtccTGGGGGTAGtaactttgtatttttattctcattttttTGATCAATTATTTGATGTGCTGCGGCAGAATGGACTCCTCATTTTCGTCAGATGTAGACATCAATAAGACCTTTGTGgatgagcacttttactttgaGGACAGTATTGATGGCTTTGGCATCACCATGGCCATTCTCTACTTGGTGGTTTGCATCCTGGGACTAGCTGGAAACTCCCTCGTCATTGTTGCCATTTTGAAATTGGACAAAATGTCATCATCCACAACAGTGTACATTTTCAACCTGGCACTGGCTGACGGACTTTTCATGGTTGGTCTTCCCTTCATAGCAAGCCAGAACTTCCAGAATCACTGGATGTTTGGCGACATGGCGTGCAAAGTGGTCATGGTGCTGGACGGCATCAACCAGTTCACCAGCGTCTTCTGTCTGACGGTGATGAGTATCGACCGCTACATGGCACTGGCCAACCCGCTTCGGTTCGCCCGATGGAGAACTCCCCGCTGTGCCAAGATTGTTTCGGCATTCCTCTGGCTGTTCTCGCTCCTCACCATCCTTCCCATGGCGCTTCACTTCTCAGCTGATCGCGGACTGTGTATACCAGATCTTGTTTCGGATGCCTGGTGGCTCGGCGTCTTGTCTTACACCTTCGTCATGGGGTTTGCTTTGCCCTTCATGGTCATGACGGCTTCCTACATGGCGCTGCTGCTCACCCTGAGGTCCCAGCGGCTCCAAGCGACGATCCCGGCCCACGAGAGCCACCGGCTGGAGCGGCAGGTGACCAAAATGGTGGTCGCAGTAGTGGTAGTGTTTGGGATGTGCTGGCTGCCATTTTACACCTTCAACTTCTGCTCCCTGTATCAAACTGGCATGGTCCTGACCTTCGCCAGAGGCTTCGAGTTTGTGGTCCTGCTGTCATACTCGTGGAGCTGCGCTAACCCCATCCTCTATGGCTGCCTCTCCGACACCTTCAGGAGGCACTTCCGTACCCTCCTATGCTCTGCCGCCAAATCATCTCCCAGCATGCAGTGCAACACTGAACGGTATGACTTAAATGACACAGGTGGGCGGGATATAACCATTCTGGCATAAAGAGAAGATGAAAAACAGACTCAAGACGTTTATGACATGATGCCTTCATGCTACCTTTCAActtctttaaatgtatttactcATTG contains these protein-coding regions:
- the LOC123983125 gene encoding somatostatin receptor type 5; the encoded protein is MCCGRMDSSFSSDVDINKTFVDEHFYFEDSIDGFGITMAILYLVVCILGLAGNSLVIVAILKLDKMSSSTTVYIFNLALADGLFMVGLPFIASQNFQNHWMFGDMACKVVMVLDGINQFTSVFCLTVMSIDRYMALANPLRFARWRTPRCAKIVSAFLWLFSLLTILPMALHFSADRGLCIPDLVSDAWWLGVLSYTFVMGFALPFMVMTASYMALLLTLRSQRLQATIPAHESHRLERQVTKMVVAVVVVFGMCWLPFYTFNFCSLYQTGMVLTFARGFEFVVLLSYSWSCANPILYGCLSDTFRRHFRTLLCSAAKSSPSMQCNTERYDLNDTGGRDITILA